The following are encoded together in the Janthinobacterium sp. Marseille genome:
- a CDS encoding RidA family protein, giving the protein MSKPEFFITPGYGDFMLKELHYSQAVKIGNRVETSGQGGWDDEFNFPESIEDEIAKAFDNLTRTLAAAGASWEHVIHVNSYHVGGFPPEVNATMVKLFRHYMPKHSPIWTELGVAALGLPQMRIEIRVTAIIP; this is encoded by the coding sequence ATGAGCAAGCCCGAATTCTTTATCACTCCCGGCTATGGCGATTTCATGCTGAAGGAACTGCATTATTCGCAAGCGGTAAAAATTGGCAATCGCGTCGAAACTTCCGGCCAGGGCGGCTGGGATGACGAATTCAATTTTCCGGAATCAATCGAAGATGAGATTGCCAAGGCATTCGACAATCTCACGCGTACGCTGGCGGCTGCCGGTGCAAGCTGGGAGCATGTGATCCATGTTAACTCTTACCATGTCGGCGGCTTTCCACCGGAAGTGAATGCGACGATGGTGAAGCTGTTCCGCCATTACATGCCGAAGCACTCACCAATCTGGACCGAGCTGGGTGTGGCCGCACTCGGATTGCCGCAAATGCGCATTGAAATCCGCGTGACTGCAATTATTCCCTGA
- a CDS encoding TonB-dependent receptor yields the protein MASHIQAFFKPTLLVCALQAALPFLAGAVQAQTTEATTTTQLEAITVTSSADASAEGLSKPYAGGQVARGGRAGILGTQDNMDTPFSITSYTNELIQNQQARSVADVVQNDPSVRVARGFGNFQELYVIRGFPVYSDDIAYNGLYGMLPRQFVATELVERVEVFRGANTFLNGAAPGGSGIGGAINLLPKRATNEPLTQVTAGIESGGQAYGALDVARRFGPDQSTGVRFNAARRDGETSVNKENRELSVLAIGLDWRGRNARLSADVGYQNHRIDQPRPSVTPNGGIPRAPDASSNFAQPWTYSKEKDTFGTLRGEFDLSDTVTVWAAAGIRKGDESNVLSNPTSNANGVTSAYRFDNVREETAKTGEIGIRAKAVTGAVKHNLVASASIFSLEKKNAYGFSDFAGFAGNLYNPFPVAAPPATASIGGDLNNPLLQAKTKTSSVAIADTMSFADDKVMLTLGARHQKIESSSYDYNTGAPDLSNSKSRLSPVAGLVFKASDKVSVYGNYIEALVDGGNAPGTSQGIAMLNVGAPLNPYVSKQKEIGVKYDAGRFGGTLSLFATDRATGRGVNQIYVIDGKQENKGIELSMYGELQRGLRLLGGITALDAKQVTTDGGFSGKKAIGVPDTQANIGVEWDVPSLKGLTLTGRALYTSSQYASQDNSLSIPSWTRLDIGARYLTMIGGKLVTLRARIDNLTDRNYWASAGGASAADNYLVLGAPRTATLTASVDF from the coding sequence ATGGCTTCCCATATCCAGGCATTCTTCAAACCTACACTGCTGGTATGTGCACTGCAGGCAGCGCTTCCTTTCCTGGCAGGCGCTGTACAAGCCCAGACAACTGAAGCCACCACCACGACCCAGCTCGAAGCGATTACCGTGACATCCAGCGCGGATGCGTCGGCGGAAGGGCTGTCGAAGCCATATGCAGGTGGACAGGTGGCAAGGGGTGGGCGGGCCGGTATCCTGGGTACGCAGGACAATATGGATACGCCGTTTTCGATTACCAGCTATACGAATGAATTGATCCAGAATCAGCAGGCGCGCAGCGTCGCAGATGTTGTGCAAAATGACCCTTCGGTTCGGGTGGCACGTGGTTTCGGTAATTTCCAAGAGTTATATGTGATACGTGGTTTTCCTGTTTACTCGGATGACATTGCCTACAATGGCCTGTACGGGATGCTGCCACGTCAGTTTGTGGCGACAGAGCTTGTTGAACGAGTCGAAGTTTTCCGCGGTGCCAATACATTCCTCAATGGCGCAGCGCCCGGTGGTAGTGGTATCGGTGGTGCAATTAATCTATTGCCGAAACGCGCGACGAATGAACCATTGACACAAGTTACAGCCGGCATTGAAAGTGGCGGGCAAGCGTATGGTGCGTTGGATGTAGCACGTCGGTTTGGACCAGACCAAAGTACAGGCGTGCGCTTCAATGCGGCCCGTCGCGATGGTGAGACATCCGTAAACAAGGAAAATCGCGAGCTCAGCGTTTTAGCCATTGGTCTTGATTGGCGTGGTCGTAATGCCCGTTTGTCGGCAGACGTCGGCTATCAAAATCATCGAATTGATCAACCTCGTCCAAGCGTAACTCCGAACGGCGGTATCCCGCGTGCACCGGATGCTTCCAGTAACTTCGCACAGCCCTGGACCTATTCGAAAGAAAAGGATACTTTCGGCACCTTGCGCGGTGAATTTGACTTGAGCGATACGGTGACTGTCTGGGCGGCAGCGGGGATTCGAAAGGGCGATGAATCTAATGTATTGAGCAATCCGACTTCCAACGCGAATGGTGTCACATCTGCATATCGATTTGATAATGTACGTGAAGAAACTGCAAAAACCGGGGAGATAGGTATTCGCGCCAAAGCTGTGACCGGGGCTGTAAAACACAATTTGGTTGCTTCAGCTTCTATATTCTCGCTGGAGAAAAAGAACGCTTACGGGTTTTCTGATTTTGCCGGCTTCGCAGGTAATTTGTATAATCCGTTCCCCGTAGCAGCACCTCCTGCTACGGCCTCGATTGGAGGGGATTTGAATAATCCGTTATTACAGGCAAAAACAAAAACCTCCAGTGTTGCTATAGCCGACACTATGTCATTTGCAGATGACAAAGTAATGCTCACGCTTGGTGCTCGTCATCAGAAAATCGAAAGCAGCTCCTACGATTACAACACTGGAGCACCAGACTTATCAAATTCGAAAAGCCGTCTGTCGCCTGTCGCCGGTCTTGTGTTCAAAGCCTCGGATAAAGTTTCTGTATACGGTAACTACATAGAAGCTTTGGTTGATGGCGGAAACGCACCTGGAACCAGTCAGGGTATTGCGATGCTTAATGTCGGTGCCCCGTTAAATCCATATGTGTCTAAGCAAAAGGAAATTGGCGTCAAATATGATGCAGGTCGTTTCGGTGGCACCTTAAGTTTGTTTGCAACCGATCGTGCAACTGGCAGGGGCGTGAATCAGATTTACGTCATCGATGGCAAGCAAGAAAATAAAGGTATTGAGCTGAGCATGTATGGCGAACTGCAACGTGGCCTCCGCCTGCTTGGCGGTATAACAGCCCTTGATGCCAAGCAAGTTACGACAGACGGCGGCTTTAGCGGCAAAAAGGCGATTGGCGTACCTGATACCCAGGCAAACATTGGTGTTGAATGGGATGTGCCAAGTTTGAAAGGCCTGACACTGACCGGAAGGGCTCTTTACACGAGTTCACAGTATGCGAGCCAGGATAATTCGCTCAGTATTCCTTCATGGACACGCTTGGATATAGGCGCACGTTATTTGACAATGATAGGTGGCAAACTAGTCACCTTGCGCGCACGTATCGATAATCTGACCGATCGTAATTACTGGGCTTCCGCTGGTGGGGCAAGTGCTGCTGATAACTATCTTGTTCTCGGCGCTCCGCGTACGGCGACCTTGACCGCTTCCGTCGACTTCTGA
- a CDS encoding GNAT family N-acetyltransferase codes for MNIRRAVESDFGAMWPIFQKVVAPGVSYVFAADTSYEDGFAYWFGPGVTSYLAVDEGKVIGMYKLIPNQRDLGSHVANASFMVDPDVSGKGIGRKMGEHCLRTAKAAGYRAMQFNFVVSSNDAAVALWQKLGFAIVGTLPKAFLHSSLGYVDAYVMHRFLDDIEA; via the coding sequence ATGAATATTCGTCGTGCTGTTGAATCAGACTTTGGCGCCATGTGGCCGATTTTTCAAAAGGTCGTGGCGCCGGGTGTGAGCTATGTCTTCGCCGCAGATACCAGTTACGAAGATGGATTTGCATACTGGTTTGGTCCGGGCGTGACTTCATACCTTGCCGTAGATGAGGGAAAAGTCATCGGCATGTATAAATTGATTCCGAACCAGCGCGATCTCGGCTCGCATGTCGCGAATGCCTCATTCATGGTTGACCCGGACGTCAGCGGGAAGGGTATCGGCAGGAAAATGGGTGAGCATTGCCTGCGTACTGCAAAGGCAGCCGGCTACCGCGCAATGCAATTCAACTTCGTCGTCAGCAGCAACGATGCCGCGGTCGCCCTGTGGCAGAAACTGGGTTTTGCCATAGTCGGTACCTTGCCGAAAGCTTTCCTGCATAGCAGCCTGGGCTATGTCGATGCATACGTCATGCATCGCTTCCTTGATGATATCGAAGCCTGA
- a CDS encoding substrate-binding domain-containing protein: MKELRILADACFDAQVAKAVERFNASHTDIRAVVSAAGAADCLQRLKAGDSYDLVILADSAVAAALMPGQTDGYYIFAGNSMVLAYAPGQILNAKNWREKLGDAKASIGHLEPSAHSAGYAALMACMLADSVAPGLTRILVNHPGRKVVTPASEATDFAFRYRTECIAKKISYASLPDTMDLSNPAFNAHYATAKHDLSGDGKTIVKGSSIAHALAIPLSAEEPEAARDFIEVLLQNNFTAQGFLPRSEIVGKSPCRMHAALEVKKPARVQSANYEDEADVHLLERARLGKRSQDLAKAA, from the coding sequence ATGAAAGAACTTCGTATTCTCGCCGACGCTTGTTTTGACGCGCAGGTAGCTAAAGCAGTAGAGCGCTTCAATGCAAGCCACACGGATATCCGTGCGGTCGTCAGTGCGGCAGGTGCTGCAGATTGCCTGCAGCGTTTAAAAGCAGGGGATAGTTACGACCTGGTGATCCTGGCTGACAGCGCCGTCGCTGCGGCGCTGATGCCTGGGCAGACCGATGGCTATTACATCTTTGCCGGTAACAGCATGGTGTTGGCGTATGCGCCGGGACAAATACTGAATGCGAAGAACTGGCGCGAAAAACTGGGGGACGCGAAAGCCTCTATCGGCCACCTCGAACCGAGCGCACATTCGGCCGGATATGCGGCATTGATGGCTTGCATGCTGGCTGACAGCGTTGCGCCCGGATTGACGCGGATCCTGGTCAATCATCCGGGCCGCAAAGTGGTGACGCCTGCAAGCGAAGCGACTGATTTCGCATTCAGGTACCGGACGGAGTGCATCGCAAAAAAGATATCATACGCATCCTTGCCAGACACGATGGACCTTTCTAATCCGGCATTCAATGCGCATTACGCTACCGCAAAGCATGACTTGAGCGGCGACGGAAAAACCATCGTGAAAGGCTCCTCCATCGCGCATGCACTGGCCATTCCGCTGTCTGCCGAAGAACCGGAAGCGGCGCGTGATTTCATTGAGGTCCTGCTGCAAAACAATTTCACTGCGCAAGGCTTCCTGCCGCGCAGCGAGATCGTGGGCAAGTCACCATGCCGTATGCATGCAGCGCTGGAAGTCAAAAAACCGGCACGCGTGCAGAGCGCCAACTACGAAGACGAAGCAGATGTCCACCTGCTGGAACGTGCGCGTTTGGGCAAGCGTTCGCAGGATTTGGCGAAAGCAGCTTAA
- a CDS encoding PepSY-associated TM helix domain-containing protein has protein sequence MNGSKLRRWAWIHKWSSLVCTVFMLLLCITGLPLIFHHEIGHLLGTEIEAAEMPANTPRISMDKVMEIARAKHPDKVGMFASQEADDDRVWYVTLATTPTSEVDMKQVAVDARTGEVLGQPQLGSGFMYIMFSLHVNLFAGLAGMLFLGFMGILLLVAIISGVVLYGPFMKKLEFGTVRAERSTRLKWLDLHNLLGIVTLAWLLVVGATGVINTWADLLVKYWQFDQMAEMVAPYKGKPPITELGSLQKAVDAAIALEPDMKMGFIAFPGTSFTSPHHYGIFMRGTEALTSRLFKPVLVDATTSEVTDSRTLPWYLTGLLVSQPLHFGDYGGRPMQIMWAILDLISIVVLGSGLYLWIVRRKTNEARMEKLIQAHQLEAE, from the coding sequence ATGAACGGCAGCAAACTGCGTCGCTGGGCCTGGATCCACAAGTGGTCCAGCCTGGTGTGTACCGTGTTCATGCTCTTGCTGTGCATCACCGGCTTGCCGCTGATTTTCCATCACGAGATCGGGCATCTGCTCGGGACCGAGATTGAAGCGGCGGAGATGCCTGCAAATACGCCGCGCATCAGCATGGATAAGGTGATGGAAATTGCCAGGGCCAAGCATCCGGACAAGGTCGGCATGTTCGCTTCGCAGGAAGCAGACGATGATCGCGTCTGGTACGTCACGCTGGCGACGACGCCGACTTCCGAAGTGGATATGAAGCAGGTGGCTGTCGATGCACGCACCGGTGAAGTGCTCGGCCAACCGCAGCTGGGCAGCGGCTTCATGTACATCATGTTTTCCTTGCATGTGAACCTGTTTGCCGGCCTGGCCGGTATGCTCTTCCTCGGTTTCATGGGGATATTGCTGTTGGTGGCGATTATCTCCGGCGTGGTGCTGTACGGGCCTTTCATGAAGAAGCTGGAGTTTGGTACGGTCAGGGCAGAGCGTTCGACCCGGCTGAAATGGCTGGACCTGCATAATCTGCTCGGCATTGTCACGCTGGCCTGGTTGCTGGTAGTCGGTGCAACAGGCGTCATCAATACCTGGGCCGACTTGCTGGTCAAGTACTGGCAGTTCGATCAAATGGCGGAGATGGTTGCGCCTTACAAAGGCAAACCGCCCATCACTGAATTGGGTTCCCTGCAAAAAGCGGTGGATGCCGCGATTGCGCTGGAGCCGGATATGAAGATGGGTTTTATTGCCTTCCCAGGCACCAGTTTCACCAGCCCGCATCATTACGGGATTTTTATGCGCGGTACCGAAGCGCTGACCTCGCGCTTGTTCAAACCTGTATTGGTTGATGCGACTACCAGTGAAGTGACTGACAGTCGTACCTTGCCTTGGTATTTGACCGGCTTGCTGGTATCGCAGCCTTTGCACTTCGGTGATTACGGCGGTCGGCCGATGCAAATCATGTGGGCCATACTTGACCTGATCTCCATCGTCGTATTGGGCAGTGGTTTGTATCTGTGGATAGTGCGACGGAAAACCAATGAAGCTAGGATGGAAAAGTTAATCCAGGCGCATCAACTTGAAGCTGAATAA
- a CDS encoding autotransporter domain-containing protein translates to MLNASVANALNGGSQTFWDNSILNANTADAISENAWLVFMDNSILNVNVANAISGGMLQFFDNSVLNASEANALNGGSQYFYKNSILNASVANAINNGFQDFYGGSSLNASAANAISGGQQNFRGDSRSGRLNASVSNAISGGKQFFYGESMLNATAANAISGGYQQFNDKSALNASAEYAIGGGSQFFMGDATLNASVANAIRGGEQMFLSSWFNDKGSGRLNASASNAISGGKQFFYDGSMLNATAVNAISGGRQEFFDNAKLNASAANVISGGEQIFRNNSILNATAANAISDHPLTRFYYQTFYDSSTLNASAAYAVSGGRQQFFGKSVLNATAGYAVSGGYQMFQDDSTLNAFARNAVSGGDQSFYGRSVLNASVANAVIGGGQGFWGNSVLNATATDAISGGKQSFYGNSVLNASASNAISGGSYFFAEGGTLNVLADNALGNKVKINFGAEDGVVGWGILRLNAYNTVIGGINNTVTKCIGIGSDCADTYLGVIRNDGAMDAVLTVDTSIKGDSDFSGFVQDGSGSGKLGLRKTGDNVLVLSGITTYSGDTTVDGGTLQFGNGTSAGRHNLGGKINVLAGELVIKAPAAVSVAQGVRFSDKTTLSIAANTNTPSLQADHLSLGKDVTFNLRGIYDASQLDKVLISTNKGIDGDFAKILIGGFNGTVDYLTLNTRKSDDGRQYLASYGLSWTAANNLAHGTFTINNADDNFDIGIVLRDQAPNAALGWDGKSLSKAGAGTLILSANNTYTGGTTISAGTLQIGDSGTTGSIIGDVTNNGTLSFNRRDNATFAGRVTGSGTLRQIGKGTLNLNGDNSGFSGLTKVEAGTLIVGSGDAYARAVLGGSVEVLDGGTLGGVGAVGSGAGSKLRIADGGTLAAGNSIGTLTVDGDLIFEKGAKLKVEVDPQGKDADLVRVTGDATLNGGSVVHIGANGKYQLRSTYTILTAGGKLSGKFDKVKSDFAFLDPKLLYDYGVGKVDLELVRNSVDFDAMAGTPNQIATAYAIDSMGLAAGHAVYDAIAQLPANTELIRNSFDQLSGEIHASAKTTLIEDSRLLRDAATERIRAMARVAAPTSAWAQGMGTWSHINSDGNAGRLHYNTGGFVAGVDTVAADHWRLGVLAAYSNTSFKARARASSGSSNNYSLGLYGGRSWEIAGGKLGLRSGLAYTLHDMKTSRLAAIPGFKDTLSGDYRGTTLQAYADVGYGLENSWGNLEPFANLAYIRFRSNGFAEQGGAAALDAGSQNTSTSFTTIGLRTVNQLALGGKSATVRGALGWRHAFGDSAPLSTQAFSAGEAFTVAGAPIVKNSALLETSLDLRLSTSTTLSFAYQGQLGMDAKQHSVKANLLVRF, encoded by the coding sequence CAATGCGTCTGTGGCAAATGCATTGAATGGCGGATCTCAGACTTTCTGGGATAACAGTATTCTCAATGCAAATACTGCCGATGCAATCAGTGAAAATGCGTGGCTGGTCTTTATGGACAACAGCATTCTCAATGTCAACGTTGCTAATGCAATCAGTGGCGGTATGCTGCAGTTCTTTGATAACAGCGTGCTCAACGCGTCGGAGGCAAATGCATTGAATGGTGGGTCACAGTATTTCTATAAGAACAGTATTCTTAACGCATCTGTAGCCAATGCAATCAATAATGGGTTCCAGGATTTCTATGGCGGCAGCTCACTCAATGCATCTGCCGCCAACGCAATTAGTGGTGGGCAGCAGAACTTCCGGGGGGATAGTCGTAGCGGCAGGCTCAATGCATCTGTCAGCAATGCAATCAGTGGGGGCAAGCAGTTTTTTTATGGCGAGAGCATGCTGAATGCTACTGCTGCCAATGCGATTAGTGGCGGGTATCAGCAATTCAATGATAAAAGCGCCCTCAATGCTTCTGCTGAGTATGCAATTGGCGGCGGCTCCCAGTTCTTCATGGGTGACGCTACCCTCAACGCATCTGTCGCCAACGCAATCCGTGGCGGGGAGCAGATGTTCCTGAGCTCATGGTTTAATGATAAGGGTAGCGGCAGGCTCAATGCATCTGCTAGCAATGCAATCAGTGGGGGCAAGCAGTTTTTTTATGACGGGAGTATGCTGAATGCTACTGCTGTCAATGCGATCAGCGGTGGAAGACAGGAGTTCTTTGATAATGCCAAGCTCAACGCATCTGCCGCCAATGTGATCAGTGGCGGGGAGCAGATTTTCCGCAACAATAGCATACTGAATGCCACTGCTGCCAATGCAATCAGCGATCATCCACTGACACGTTTTTATTATCAGACCTTTTATGACAGTAGTACCCTCAATGCTTCTGCCGCGTATGCAGTCAGTGGTGGGAGGCAACAGTTCTTTGGTAAAAGCGTGCTCAATGCTACTGCAGGCTACGCAGTCAGTGGTGGATACCAGATGTTCCAGGACGACAGCACGCTCAATGCTTTTGCACGCAATGCAGTCAGTGGCGGAGACCAAAGTTTCTACGGCCGGAGTGTCCTGAATGCCTCGGTTGCGAACGCCGTTATCGGGGGAGGACAGGGATTCTGGGGCAACAGCGTGCTTAATGCTACCGCGACTGATGCAATCAGTGGTGGAAAGCAGAGTTTCTACGGAAATAGCGTGCTGAATGCATCTGCAAGCAACGCAATTAGTGGCGGCAGCTACTTTTTTGCGGAAGGCGGCACGCTCAATGTGTTGGCTGATAACGCTCTTGGCAACAAGGTAAAAATCAATTTTGGGGCTGAAGATGGCGTTGTGGGCTGGGGGATTTTGCGTCTGAATGCTTACAACACAGTGATTGGTGGTATTAACAATACAGTTACCAAATGTATAGGTATAGGTAGTGACTGTGCAGATACCTACTTAGGTGTGATTCGCAATGATGGTGCGATGGATGCTGTACTCACTGTCGATACTTCGATTAAGGGTGACTCGGATTTTTCCGGCTTCGTGCAGGATGGCAGTGGTAGCGGCAAGCTGGGTTTGCGCAAGACCGGGGATAATGTCCTGGTGTTGAGCGGAATCACTACCTATTCAGGCGACACCACGGTTGACGGCGGCACATTGCAGTTTGGTAACGGCACCAGCGCAGGCCGCCATAATCTGGGTGGCAAGATCAATGTACTAGCCGGCGAACTCGTGATAAAGGCGCCGGCCGCCGTCAGTGTCGCGCAAGGTGTCCGCTTCAGTGATAAGACTACGCTGTCCATTGCCGCGAATACCAATACACCTTCCTTGCAGGCGGATCATCTGTCACTGGGTAAGGATGTCACTTTCAATTTGCGCGGTATCTATGATGCAAGCCAGCTCGACAAAGTACTGATTTCTACCAACAAGGGGATAGATGGCGATTTCGCCAAAATCTTGATCGGTGGTTTCAACGGCACGGTTGACTACCTGACGCTTAACACGCGCAAATCGGATGACGGTCGGCAGTATCTGGCAAGTTATGGCTTGAGCTGGACTGCCGCCAATAATCTGGCGCATGGCACATTCACCATTAACAATGCCGATGATAATTTTGACATAGGCATCGTGCTGCGTGACCAGGCGCCCAATGCTGCGCTCGGCTGGGATGGAAAATCACTGAGCAAGGCCGGGGCCGGTACCCTGATCCTGTCTGCCAATAATACTTACACCGGCGGCACAACGATCTCTGCCGGTACCTTGCAGATCGGTGATAGCGGTACGACAGGTTCCATCATTGGTGATGTGACGAATAATGGTACGCTGAGTTTCAATCGTCGTGACAATGCGACATTTGCCGGGCGTGTCACGGGTAGCGGCACGCTCAGGCAGATAGGCAAGGGCACACTCAATCTCAACGGTGACAACTCCGGTTTCTCAGGGCTGACCAAAGTCGAGGCCGGCACCCTGATCGTCGGTTCCGGCGATGCTTATGCCAGGGCCGTATTGGGTGGATCTGTCGAGGTGCTGGATGGCGGCACGCTTGGCGGTGTTGGCGCAGTTGGTTCCGGTGCCGGTTCGAAACTACGCATTGCTGATGGCGGTACGCTGGCTGCCGGTAATTCGATTGGTACCTTGACGGTGGATGGCGACCTTATTTTTGAGAAGGGTGCGAAGCTGAAGGTTGAAGTCGATCCGCAAGGCAAGGATGCGGATCTGGTTCGGGTTACAGGCGACGCGACATTGAATGGCGGCTCGGTCGTGCATATAGGTGCAAATGGCAAATATCAACTGCGTTCGACCTATACCATCCTGACTGCAGGTGGCAAGTTGAGCGGTAAATTTGATAAGGTCAAGAGCGACTTCGCTTTCCTGGATCCCAAGCTGCTCTATGACTATGGTGTCGGTAAAGTTGATCTTGAACTGGTACGTAACTCGGTTGATTTTGATGCCATGGCCGGCACGCCGAATCAAATCGCTACCGCGTATGCGATAGATAGTATGGGCCTGGCGGCCGGGCATGCAGTCTATGACGCGATTGCACAGTTGCCAGCCAATACTGAGTTGATTCGTAACAGCTTTGACCAGCTGTCAGGCGAAATCCATGCATCCGCCAAAACCACATTGATCGAAGACAGTCGCCTGCTCCGTGATGCCGCCACCGAGCGTATCCGCGCGATGGCCAGGGTTGCGGCACCGACGTCTGCGTGGGCCCAGGGCATGGGTACGTGGAGTCATATCAATAGCGATGGCAATGCCGGCCGACTTCACTACAATACCGGCGGCTTCGTCGCTGGTGTTGATACTGTGGCGGCGGATCACTGGCGTCTGGGCGTGCTGGCCGCCTATAGCAATACCTCGTTCAAGGCGAGGGCCCGTGCCTCATCCGGCTCCAGTAACAACTATTCGCTGGGCCTGTATGGCGGCAGGAGTTGGGAGATTGCGGGTGGCAAGCTTGGTTTGCGTAGCGGTCTTGCTTATACCTTGCACGATATGAAGACCAGTCGCCTGGCTGCCATCCCCGGATTCAAGGACACTCTCAGCGGCGACTATCGCGGCACTACCTTGCAGGCTTACGCAGATGTGGGTTACGGCCTGGAGAACAGTTGGGGAAACCTTGAACCCTTCGCCAATCTGGCTTACATCCGCTTTCGCAGCAATGGTTTTGCCGAACAGGGCGGGGCGGCGGCATTGGATGCCGGCAGCCAGAACACCAGTACGAGTTTCACCACCATTGGCTTACGTACTGTCAATCAGCTTGCTTTGGGTGGAAAAAGCGCGACTGTGCGTGGTGCGCTGGGTTGGCGTCATGCCTTTGGCGATAGTGCTCCATTATCGACGCAGGCGTTTTCGGCGGGTGAGGCCTTCACGGTGGCAGGTGCGCCTATCGTCAAAAACAGCGCATTGCTTGAAACCAGTCTCGATCTGCGCCTGTCGACATCAACCACGCTCAGCTTTGCCTATCAAGGCCAGCTTGGCATGGATGCGAAGCAGCATTCGGTCAAAGCCAATTTGCTGGTGAGGTTTTGA
- the fnr gene encoding fumarate/nitrate reduction transcriptional regulator Fnr, with protein MSQASPSTTDPALSVNALRASCSTCSMHQLCLPMGLGENDMDRLDKIIGRRRKVARDDYLYRMGDAFTNLYAVRVGHFKTCQINAGGEQQITGFQMTGELLGMDAISTDRHHCNAVALEDSEVCEIPFPRLEELFGTMPTLLRHFHRMMSQEITREQSVMLLLGNMRAEQRFAAFLVNLASRYMARGYSSTSFQLRMSREDIGNYLGLTIESISRLLSKFKKQGLLKVNNREIELLDLTLLKAMAAGTETCS; from the coding sequence ATGAGCCAAGCATCCCCAAGCACTACCGATCCCGCCTTAAGCGTCAACGCCTTGCGCGCAAGTTGTTCTACCTGCAGCATGCATCAGCTGTGCCTGCCGATGGGCCTGGGCGAGAACGATATGGACCGGCTGGACAAGATTATCGGCCGTCGCCGCAAGGTTGCGCGCGATGATTATCTGTACCGTATGGGCGATGCATTCACCAATCTGTATGCGGTACGGGTCGGCCATTTCAAGACTTGCCAGATCAATGCCGGCGGCGAACAGCAAATCACCGGCTTCCAGATGACCGGTGAATTGCTCGGCATGGATGCGATCAGTACCGACCGCCATCATTGCAATGCGGTGGCGCTGGAAGATAGCGAAGTGTGCGAAATCCCATTCCCGCGCCTGGAAGAGTTGTTCGGTACCATGCCGACCCTGCTGCGTCACTTCCATCGCATGATGAGCCAGGAAATCACGCGCGAACAAAGCGTCATGCTCCTGTTGGGAAATATGCGTGCCGAACAACGCTTCGCCGCATTCCTCGTCAACCTCGCGTCACGTTATATGGCACGCGGCTATTCTTCGACCAGCTTCCAGTTGCGCATGTCGCGTGAAGACATCGGCAATTATCTCGGCCTGACCATAGAAAGCATTAGCCGCCTGCTGTCCAAATTCAAGAAACAGGGACTGCTGAAAGTTAATAACCGTGAAATCGAATTGCTCGACCTCACGCTGTTGAAGGCGATGGCGGCCGGCACCGAAACCTGCAGCTAA
- the fdxA gene encoding ferredoxin FdxA: MPFVVTEACIQCKYTDCVVVCPMDCFFEGPNFLAINPDECIDCSVCVPECPVNAIIGATEVAPEQQHFVALNRELSQHPDWKRISKPKEPMPGHEKWAQVKDKLPLLVIDAKIT; the protein is encoded by the coding sequence ATGCCGTTTGTCGTCACTGAAGCATGTATTCAATGTAAATACACCGATTGCGTTGTCGTTTGCCCTATGGACTGTTTTTTTGAAGGTCCGAACTTCCTGGCAATCAATCCGGATGAATGCATAGATTGTTCGGTGTGCGTACCGGAATGCCCTGTCAACGCCATCATAGGTGCCACCGAAGTTGCACCGGAACAGCAGCACTTCGTCGCCTTGAATCGGGAACTGTCACAACATCCGGACTGGAAACGCATCAGCAAGCCCAAAGAGCCTATGCCCGGGCATGAGAAATGGGCGCAGGTGAAGGACAAGTTGCCCTTGCTGGTAATAGATGCCAAGATCACATGA